In Roseimicrobium gellanilyticum, the following are encoded in one genomic region:
- a CDS encoding DUF2339 domain-containing protein: MEVLGLFVLLLIFILVVVVPIAAIITARGARDQAEATERRLEALKKLINDRHGEVMRSVALLEERIAEYESAVAQATASVETASEAAPVTVEPRVESIAEVMKAAPPAMPAVSPGEVPTLHEEEAEAQEVSTPAPASAGPLAQPPPLPPPSILAAAKVAEPAKMAPPLPAMPPVPITPPPLVGKVSAAPSRPSTPATAKPSAGTLEQFMGVKLFAWVGGLALFLGIVFFIKLSLEKGWISETARIAIGYATGLALVGSGWWINARKLYTVLGQTLCATGVVALYGVTFAAHGYYHFPAFTPMVSFGVMSAITIGAFLLAVRMEAQVVAILGMLGGFLTPILCSTGQDNPFGLFSYIALLDIGVLAVAMRMGWLHLAPLAAGGTALMQMAWTMVFFTKGDYAHGSKVWIPVSIFLGFAALFTAVSWWQASRKERSIFAPVSAIILCVSAMLAALAFAMHGDSPDRPAMLFGFALVVNALVAAVAWKEPCVRVAMLPAAGATVCLQLVWGTHFFIPMGYAEGAKTWGAMAIFLGFAVAATGYLWWKMRTQKPGKGEDEFGYVPTATALLFCASALVAAFVFLAFGSITSRPFTLYAFVLLTGVLVMGVSWLDVRARVAPILAAFASFLHLTFWTSTRLTNELLPSGLVVFLAFGALYTAFVAVWQKHKTAPLGVPIGWVPVPLLVLIMTPVINLAEVHLALWPVLLMVNLGILGLAVYSRKPLTVVISLMLTMVTVGILLMKMPSGDLTNMPLFLTVLGGFALVFSAAGCVMTNLILRTQDADETDRTLAKFLPIGAAGMPFLLLVMAVLHLHVPNPSLVFGMALLLCVFMLGFGLYMRVTVLPLAAAIGVLLLEFAWHGRAFSVESPVVPLLWYLGFGALFMVYPHEFRRKLQEHVAPWIAGAVAWAGTFLLVYDVVKRVWPNEVMGLLPAAFALPAGASLYAVLKLHRTENSARLSQLAWFGGLTLLFITLIFPIQFEKQWITLGWAFEGAALCWLYRRVPHPGLRGTGTALLVIAFIRLALNPWVLEYQVRGDTMLLNWQLYAYSLAAAAFFLAAWWLNPPRHLMMGIHLRALFGTLGTILLFLLVNIEIADAFTSPGAPYIVWEFSGNFARDMTYSIAWGLFALGLLIAGFIMHNAPTRYAGIGLLGITLLKLFFHDLARIESIYRIGALIAVALIALAASFLYQRFLNMNKEESARPDGEQ; encoded by the coding sequence ATGGAAGTTCTAGGTCTCTTTGTCCTGCTGCTGATCTTTATCCTGGTCGTAGTAGTCCCCATCGCCGCCATCATCACCGCCCGGGGAGCCCGGGACCAGGCCGAGGCCACGGAGCGGCGGCTGGAAGCCTTGAAAAAACTCATCAACGACCGCCACGGTGAAGTGATGAGGAGTGTCGCACTGCTGGAGGAGCGGATTGCGGAGTATGAAAGTGCCGTTGCTCAAGCGACAGCCAGTGTGGAGACGGCTTCTGAGGCTGCCCCGGTGACTGTTGAGCCAAGAGTGGAGTCGATTGCCGAGGTCATGAAGGCGGCTCCTCCTGCGATGCCGGCAGTGTCCCCAGGCGAAGTGCCCACCCTGCACGAGGAGGAAGCGGAAGCCCAAGAGGTGTCCACGCCTGCTCCCGCATCGGCGGGCCCCCTCGCGCAACCGCCACCCCTGCCGCCCCCGTCCATACTGGCAGCTGCGAAGGTGGCCGAGCCTGCGAAGATGGCGCCGCCTCTCCCGGCGATGCCTCCTGTTCCCATCACGCCTCCGCCTCTTGTTGGGAAGGTATCGGCTGCACCTTCCCGGCCTTCCACACCGGCCACGGCAAAGCCTTCTGCCGGCACACTGGAGCAGTTCATGGGCGTGAAGCTCTTCGCGTGGGTGGGTGGACTGGCTCTGTTCCTGGGCATCGTGTTCTTCATCAAGCTGTCGTTGGAGAAAGGCTGGATCTCGGAGACGGCACGCATCGCCATCGGGTATGCCACAGGTCTGGCGCTGGTGGGCAGCGGGTGGTGGATCAATGCACGCAAGCTCTACACTGTGCTGGGACAAACGCTCTGCGCCACGGGCGTCGTCGCCCTGTATGGCGTGACCTTTGCCGCACATGGGTACTACCACTTCCCGGCCTTCACGCCGATGGTGTCCTTTGGTGTGATGTCTGCCATCACCATCGGGGCCTTTCTGCTGGCGGTGCGCATGGAGGCGCAGGTGGTGGCCATCCTCGGGATGCTCGGTGGCTTTCTCACGCCCATCCTCTGCTCCACGGGACAGGACAATCCGTTTGGCCTCTTCAGTTATATCGCGTTGCTCGATATCGGTGTGCTCGCCGTGGCGATGCGCATGGGCTGGCTGCATCTCGCGCCGCTCGCGGCAGGCGGTACGGCGCTCATGCAGATGGCGTGGACCATGGTCTTCTTCACCAAAGGTGACTATGCACACGGCAGCAAGGTGTGGATACCGGTGAGTATCTTCCTGGGATTTGCCGCGCTCTTCACCGCGGTCTCGTGGTGGCAGGCTTCGCGCAAGGAGCGCAGCATCTTTGCTCCGGTGTCGGCGATCATCTTGTGCGTGAGTGCCATGCTCGCGGCTCTCGCTTTTGCCATGCATGGTGACTCGCCGGACAGACCAGCCATGCTCTTCGGCTTCGCTCTCGTGGTGAATGCACTCGTGGCTGCGGTGGCGTGGAAGGAGCCCTGTGTGCGGGTGGCCATGCTGCCTGCAGCTGGCGCCACGGTGTGCCTGCAACTCGTGTGGGGCACGCATTTCTTCATTCCGATGGGCTATGCCGAAGGCGCAAAGACGTGGGGCGCGATGGCCATTTTCCTCGGCTTCGCAGTCGCGGCCACGGGTTATCTCTGGTGGAAGATGCGGACGCAGAAGCCCGGCAAGGGCGAGGACGAGTTCGGCTATGTGCCCACGGCGACCGCGCTGCTCTTCTGTGCGAGTGCGCTGGTGGCGGCGTTCGTTTTCCTCGCGTTTGGCAGCATCACCTCGCGTCCCTTCACGCTGTATGCCTTCGTCCTGCTTACGGGTGTGCTGGTGATGGGCGTGTCCTGGCTGGATGTGCGGGCGCGTGTGGCGCCTATCCTTGCGGCGTTCGCGTCCTTCCTCCATCTCACCTTCTGGACCAGCACGCGGCTTACGAATGAGCTGCTGCCTTCAGGTCTCGTGGTGTTCCTGGCCTTCGGTGCACTGTACACCGCGTTCGTCGCTGTGTGGCAGAAGCACAAGACAGCGCCGCTCGGCGTGCCGATTGGCTGGGTGCCGGTGCCCTTGCTGGTGCTCATCATGACTCCGGTCATCAATCTGGCGGAAGTGCATCTCGCGCTGTGGCCGGTGCTTTTGATGGTGAATCTGGGCATCCTCGGTCTGGCGGTGTACTCGCGGAAGCCGCTCACCGTCGTCATCTCCCTGATGCTCACCATGGTCACCGTGGGCATTCTGTTGATGAAGATGCCTTCGGGTGACCTGACCAACATGCCGCTCTTCCTCACGGTGCTGGGTGGGTTTGCTCTGGTCTTCTCGGCCGCGGGATGTGTGATGACAAACTTGATTCTGCGTACGCAGGATGCGGATGAAACGGACCGCACTTTGGCGAAGTTCCTGCCCATCGGCGCGGCGGGCATGCCCTTCCTGCTGCTGGTGATGGCGGTGCTGCATCTGCACGTGCCGAATCCCTCGCTGGTCTTTGGCATGGCGCTGTTGCTTTGCGTATTCATGCTTGGGTTCGGCTTGTATATGCGCGTCACCGTGCTCCCTCTCGCGGCGGCGATTGGCGTGCTGCTGCTGGAGTTTGCGTGGCATGGACGCGCGTTCAGTGTGGAGAGCCCGGTGGTGCCGCTGCTGTGGTATCTGGGCTTTGGTGCGCTCTTCATGGTGTATCCCCATGAATTCCGCCGGAAGCTGCAGGAGCATGTGGCTCCGTGGATCGCTGGTGCGGTGGCGTGGGCGGGCACCTTCCTGCTGGTGTATGATGTGGTGAAGCGCGTGTGGCCCAATGAAGTGATGGGCCTGTTGCCTGCCGCCTTTGCTTTGCCAGCGGGTGCGAGCCTGTATGCCGTGCTGAAGCTGCATCGTACGGAGAATTCGGCGCGTCTCTCACAGCTTGCGTGGTTCGGTGGACTCACGCTGCTCTTCATCACGCTCATCTTCCCCATCCAGTTTGAGAAGCAGTGGATAACCCTGGGCTGGGCATTTGAAGGTGCGGCCCTGTGCTGGCTCTACCGTCGCGTGCCGCATCCCGGCCTGCGTGGCACGGGCACGGCGTTGCTGGTCATCGCTTTCATCCGTCTGGCGCTCAACCCCTGGGTGCTGGAGTACCAGGTGCGTGGCGACACCATGCTGCTGAACTGGCAGCTGTATGCGTACAGCCTTGCTGCCGCTGCCTTCTTCCTCGCCGCGTGGTGGCTCAATCCTCCCCGGCATCTCATGATGGGCATCCACCTGCGTGCGCTGTTTGGCACGCTGGGTACCATCCTGCTCTTCCTGCTGGTAAACATCGAAATCGCCGATGCCTTCACCTCACCGGGTGCGCCGTACATCGTGTGGGAGTTCAGCGGCAACTTCGCCCGTGACATGACCTACAGCATCGCGTGGGGCCTGTTCGCGCTCGGATTGCTCATCGCGGGGTTCATCATGCACAATGCACCCACGCGTTATGCGGGCATTGGGTTATTGGGCATCACGTTGCTGAAGCTCTTCTTCCACGACCTCGCCCGCATTGAAAGCATCTATCGCATCGGCGCGCTCATCGCCGTGGCGTTGATTGCACTCGCGGCATCGTTCTTGTACCAGCGGTTCCTCAACATGAACAAGGAGGAGTCAGCGCGGCCGGACGGTGAGCAGTAA
- a CDS encoding alpha-amylase family glycosyl hydrolase produces the protein MELQSVRDIDFAGFAGRTYFPSPPAWEDQVLYFLMLDRFSDGREDNYLDNNGTLISTGSTPLFATGDAENVSRVQWEAGGHGWKGGTLKGLEGKIGYLKRLGVTAIWISPVLKQVAFQDSYHGYGTQNFLDVDRHFGTAQDLKELVQTAHEHGIRVILDVILNHTGDVFSYNPDRYEHRRPDGTTYMDPRWDGRPHRVSGFNDATGAPIFPFGQVNANAWPDGAVWPEELQAGGVFTQKGTITNWDYDPEFREGDFMSLKDVSHGSGETDHYKPSEALKVITDCYKYWIAFADLDGFRVDTVKHMDPGATRFFTSAIHEFAMSLGKEQFYLIGEITGGRERAFKTLEITGMDAALGIDDIPDKLEYLVKGYRNPAEYFNLFRNSLLVQKDSHIWFRDKVVTMFDDHDQVRKGKNKARFCANDRGWLVVLNALAMNLTTVGIPCIYYGTEQCFNGKGLVERDGNDMFLRECMFGGTFGSLQSVGRHFFNESAFVFQEIAKITRIRKQELPLRRGRQYLREISGNGVDFGPPVMMGDTIRSIVPWSRLFNDVEVLVAINTDYNNPSASWVTLDNDLHRAGDLLTCLYSTNPAEIGNQVSVEARNGKAVRLSVPAAGFVIYK, from the coding sequence ATGGAACTGCAATCCGTTCGTGATATCGACTTCGCGGGTTTTGCCGGCAGGACATACTTTCCATCGCCGCCCGCATGGGAGGACCAGGTCCTCTATTTCCTGATGCTGGATCGTTTTTCAGACGGTCGTGAAGACAACTATCTCGACAACAACGGGACCCTAATTTCCACGGGCAGCACACCGCTCTTCGCCACAGGAGATGCGGAGAATGTCAGCCGCGTCCAATGGGAGGCGGGTGGTCACGGGTGGAAGGGGGGAACACTGAAGGGACTGGAAGGCAAGATTGGATATCTCAAACGGTTGGGCGTGACGGCCATCTGGATCAGTCCGGTGCTGAAGCAGGTGGCATTTCAGGACAGCTACCATGGGTATGGCACCCAGAATTTTCTGGATGTGGATCGCCATTTTGGCACGGCGCAGGATCTGAAGGAGCTTGTGCAGACGGCGCACGAGCACGGCATTCGTGTCATCCTCGATGTGATCCTCAACCACACGGGTGATGTGTTTTCGTATAATCCGGACCGCTACGAGCACCGGAGACCGGATGGGACCACCTACATGGACCCCAGGTGGGATGGAAGACCACACCGGGTTTCGGGATTCAATGACGCCACGGGGGCTCCCATTTTCCCCTTTGGGCAGGTCAATGCCAACGCTTGGCCAGACGGAGCTGTGTGGCCAGAGGAACTGCAGGCGGGCGGAGTTTTCACCCAGAAGGGCACCATCACAAACTGGGACTATGATCCTGAGTTTCGTGAAGGTGATTTCATGAGCCTGAAAGATGTGAGTCACGGCTCAGGCGAGACAGACCACTACAAACCATCCGAAGCACTCAAGGTCATCACCGACTGCTACAAGTACTGGATTGCCTTCGCGGATCTCGATGGGTTCCGCGTGGATACCGTGAAGCACATGGACCCGGGAGCAACCCGCTTCTTCACGTCGGCGATCCATGAGTTTGCCATGAGCCTGGGCAAGGAGCAATTCTACCTTATTGGCGAGATTACAGGTGGACGCGAGCGAGCCTTCAAGACACTGGAGATCACAGGCATGGATGCGGCGCTGGGGATTGATGACATCCCGGACAAGCTCGAATACCTGGTGAAAGGCTACCGGAATCCGGCGGAGTATTTCAATCTGTTCCGGAACTCACTCCTGGTGCAGAAAGACTCCCACATCTGGTTCCGCGACAAAGTGGTGACCATGTTCGACGACCACGATCAAGTGCGCAAAGGCAAGAACAAGGCGAGGTTCTGCGCCAATGACCGCGGCTGGCTGGTGGTGCTCAATGCGCTGGCGATGAACCTCACTACCGTGGGCATTCCCTGCATCTATTATGGCACCGAACAGTGCTTCAACGGCAAGGGGCTCGTGGAAAGGGACGGCAACGATATGTTCCTTCGCGAGTGCATGTTTGGAGGGACCTTTGGGTCATTGCAAAGCGTCGGACGTCATTTCTTCAATGAAAGCGCCTTCGTATTTCAAGAGATCGCCAAGATCACCCGCATTCGAAAGCAGGAGCTTCCTCTGCGCCGGGGACGCCAGTATTTGCGCGAGATTTCCGGGAATGGCGTCGACTTTGGACCCCCGGTCATGATGGGGGATACCATCCGCTCGATCGTGCCGTGGTCGCGACTCTTCAACGATGTTGAGGTTCTGGTCGCCATCAATACCGACTACAACAATCCCTCGGCATCCTGGGTCACTCTTGATAATGATCTGCACCGTGCCGGTGATTTGCTCACATGTCTGTACTCCACAAACCCTGCCGAGATTGGCAACCAGGTGTCTGTGGAGGCGCGGAATGGGAAAGCTGTAAGGCTCAGCGTCCCTGCTGCCGGATTTGTGATCTACAAATGA
- a CDS encoding serine hydrolase domain-containing protein, translated as MTRSLRTCLFGLIFSTASLLPAANPLPRSTPEAQGVSSSALLAFIEAADKQVDTMHSFMLVRHGHVVAEGWWKPEAADKLHVMHSLSKSFTSTAVGLAVAEGKLSIDDPVLKFFPDDAPAEPSAFLKAMRVRDLLTMSTGHEKNANFVPSEPWVKTFLNQPVPFKPGTHFLYNSPATHMLSAIVGKVTGQTLADYLKPRLFEPLGIEKFAWGSSPQGNTEGGWGLEVTTEDIAKFGQLYLQKGQWNGKQLVPAAWIEQATSKQVSNGSDPEKDWDQGYGFQFWRCRHDAYRGDGAHGQFCVVLPEQDAVIAITANTRDMQAELNIVWDKLLPAFQKESLPDDAASQAKLKEKLANLSVPENHVPVTIKLPGRK; from the coding sequence ATGACACGCTCTCTACGCACCTGCCTCTTTGGCCTCATCTTCTCCACCGCCAGCCTTTTGCCTGCGGCCAATCCCCTGCCCCGCAGCACTCCGGAAGCCCAAGGCGTATCCTCATCCGCCCTGCTCGCCTTCATCGAGGCCGCGGACAAGCAGGTGGACACCATGCATTCCTTCATGCTCGTGCGTCATGGACACGTAGTGGCAGAAGGCTGGTGGAAACCGGAAGCGGCGGACAAGCTTCACGTGATGCACTCGCTCAGCAAGAGCTTCACCTCCACTGCGGTGGGCCTGGCTGTTGCCGAGGGAAAGCTGAGCATCGATGACCCAGTGCTGAAATTCTTCCCCGATGACGCGCCTGCAGAGCCCTCGGCGTTCTTGAAGGCCATGCGCGTGCGTGACCTGCTCACCATGTCCACGGGACACGAAAAGAATGCGAACTTCGTTCCAAGCGAACCCTGGGTGAAAACTTTCCTCAACCAGCCCGTCCCTTTCAAGCCAGGCACCCACTTCCTCTACAACTCACCTGCCACCCACATGCTCTCCGCCATCGTGGGAAAGGTCACTGGGCAAACCCTCGCAGACTATTTGAAGCCGCGCCTCTTCGAACCCCTCGGCATCGAGAAATTTGCGTGGGGCAGCAGTCCGCAGGGCAACACCGAGGGAGGATGGGGCCTGGAAGTTACCACGGAGGACATCGCCAAGTTTGGCCAGCTCTACCTGCAAAAGGGCCAGTGGAACGGAAAGCAACTCGTGCCTGCCGCATGGATCGAGCAAGCGACATCAAAGCAGGTCTCCAATGGCAGCGACCCTGAAAAAGATTGGGACCAGGGTTATGGTTTCCAGTTCTGGCGCTGCCGCCACGACGCCTATCGTGGAGACGGTGCGCATGGTCAGTTCTGCGTCGTACTGCCGGAGCAGGATGCCGTCATCGCCATCACCGCCAACACTCGCGACATGCAGGCCGAACTGAACATCGTGTGGGACAAGCTCCTGCCCGCCTTCCAGAAAGAATCCCTGCCCGACGACGCCGCAAGCCAGGCGAAGCTGAAAGAGAAGCTCGCCAATCTCTCCGTGCCCGAGAATCACGTGCCCGTGACCATCAAGCTGCCGGGACGGAAGTAA
- a CDS encoding tetratricopeptide repeat protein has protein sequence MIEAELPQQQKNLWLKGQSAVQLKNFDYAINLLLPVIKECPTFLDGRRLLRRAEAELVRGQKKGLFGGGLSLGGLKLTGSSKKEPWEAIWELEDGVFKKDPYNPSANQQLYDQAMRLAQNDLAAFALETIREGHPGNTRNMHALAQHYMAFEHPEKASDVYRHILKVDATDMDAIKGEKDAAAKSSMKNQWAGGFEGAKKDKAQANREELLNKQGMSREQMEQVLAQYFVDYEQDQNNVNTVKRIADIYDRMDDQESALPYYDWALQLTPGDVALQARVEQVRSKFAEKQIHAMEAEIEANPDSPDIEEKREQIRHIKRERAATLLAEAKSKVERNPTDKNYRFDLATVLFSVEQYRDAIPELQQAKSNPHIRNKALLMLGRCFAALNMNDLAINAMQEAVKEIVAFNNEKKELLYELGLVFEKVNKHDDYLNCMKEIYNNDYGYRDVAKRVESSYQ, from the coding sequence ATGATCGAAGCCGAACTCCCCCAGCAGCAGAAAAACCTCTGGCTCAAAGGCCAAAGCGCCGTGCAGCTCAAGAATTTCGACTATGCCATCAATCTCCTGCTGCCAGTCATTAAGGAGTGCCCAACGTTTCTGGACGGACGCCGGCTGCTCCGCCGTGCAGAAGCCGAGCTCGTGAGGGGGCAGAAAAAGGGCCTTTTTGGCGGTGGCCTGAGCCTTGGCGGCCTGAAACTGACCGGCTCATCCAAGAAGGAACCCTGGGAAGCTATCTGGGAACTTGAAGACGGCGTCTTCAAGAAGGACCCCTACAATCCCAGCGCCAACCAGCAGCTCTACGATCAAGCCATGCGCCTGGCCCAAAACGACCTGGCTGCATTCGCCCTGGAAACAATCCGCGAAGGACATCCGGGAAACACCCGGAACATGCATGCTCTGGCCCAGCACTACATGGCGTTTGAGCACCCGGAAAAGGCCAGCGACGTCTACCGCCACATCCTCAAGGTGGACGCCACGGACATGGACGCCATCAAGGGCGAGAAGGATGCCGCCGCCAAGTCCTCGATGAAGAATCAGTGGGCTGGCGGATTTGAAGGCGCCAAGAAGGACAAAGCCCAGGCCAATCGTGAAGAACTGCTCAACAAGCAGGGCATGAGCCGCGAGCAGATGGAGCAGGTGCTGGCCCAGTACTTCGTCGACTACGAGCAGGATCAGAACAATGTGAACACGGTCAAGCGCATCGCGGACATCTATGACCGCATGGACGATCAGGAGAGCGCCCTCCCGTACTACGACTGGGCCCTCCAACTGACCCCTGGAGACGTGGCCCTGCAGGCTCGCGTGGAGCAGGTGCGCAGCAAATTCGCCGAAAAGCAAATCCACGCGATGGAAGCGGAAATCGAGGCGAATCCCGATTCCCCCGACATCGAGGAGAAACGGGAGCAGATCCGCCACATCAAACGCGAACGCGCAGCCACCCTGCTGGCCGAGGCGAAGTCCAAGGTGGAACGCAACCCCACGGACAAGAACTACCGCTTCGACCTCGCGACGGTACTCTTCAGCGTGGAGCAGTATCGCGACGCCATTCCCGAACTTCAGCAGGCGAAGAGCAACCCGCACATCCGCAACAAGGCACTCCTCATGCTGGGCCGCTGCTTTGCAGCCCTGAACATGAATGACCTTGCCATCAATGCGATGCAGGAAGCGGTGAAGGAAATCGTCGCGTTCAACAACGAGAAGAAGGAGCTCCTGTATGAGCTGGGCCTCGTCTTCGAAAAGGTGAACAAGCACGACGACTACCTCAACTGCATGAAGGAAATCTACAACAACGACTACGGCTATCGCGACGTGGCGAAGCGCGTCGAGTCGTCCTACCAGTAG
- a CDS encoding LysR family transcriptional regulator, with the protein MMNVHHLELFYYVARHGGVSAAARQIPYGIQQPAISAQILQLEDDLGVTLFRRRPFQLTKEGRTLYDFILPFFSKMDEVGRQLRGGGEDRLRIAAPEIVQREYLPELCSRMRKRVPGFHFTLTHGRQEECETLLQAQEVDLGIALLTKKAEAGLETRDFARMTLALLVKEDSGITSAEELLSRDRIDLPLITLGPAEGVSRAFQAGLRERGVDWVPSLELGGLDLVARYVSEGFGVGVSLRLPGCEQPEGVRELPLVGFPQFTVGAIWAGRLSPLAETFVEVAEGLARELFGT; encoded by the coding sequence ATGATGAACGTCCACCACCTCGAGCTCTTCTATTATGTAGCCCGGCATGGAGGCGTGAGTGCGGCGGCGCGGCAGATTCCCTATGGCATCCAGCAGCCGGCCATCAGCGCGCAGATTCTGCAGCTCGAAGATGACCTCGGCGTCACCCTCTTCCGCCGGCGTCCCTTCCAGCTCACGAAGGAGGGCCGTACCCTCTATGACTTCATCCTGCCCTTCTTCTCGAAAATGGACGAGGTGGGCCGTCAACTCCGCGGCGGTGGAGAGGACCGTCTCCGCATCGCCGCGCCGGAGATTGTGCAGCGCGAGTACCTGCCGGAGCTCTGCTCCCGCATGCGGAAGCGCGTGCCCGGCTTCCATTTCACCCTTACCCACGGCAGGCAGGAGGAGTGTGAGACCCTTCTGCAGGCGCAGGAGGTGGATCTCGGCATCGCCCTCCTGACCAAAAAAGCAGAGGCAGGCCTGGAGACGCGCGACTTCGCCCGCATGACCCTGGCCCTCCTCGTAAAGGAAGACAGTGGCATCACCAGTGCGGAGGAACTGCTGTCCAGAGACCGCATCGACCTCCCGCTCATCACCCTCGGCCCTGCGGAGGGCGTGAGCCGGGCTTTCCAAGCGGGACTGCGCGAGCGGGGGGTGGACTGGGTGCCCAGCCTGGAGCTCGGTGGGCTCGATTTGGTCGCCCGCTATGTCAGCGAGGGCTTCGGAGTCGGGGTGAGCCTGCGTCTGCCGGGGTGCGAGCAGCCCGAAGGTGTCCGGGAGCTGCCGCTGGTGGGCTTCCCCCAGTTCACCGTGGGAGCCATCTGGGCGGGTCGGCTCTCACCCCTCGCGGAGACGTTCGTGGAAGTGGCGGAAGGACTGGCTCGCGAGCTTTTTGGCACGTAG